CCATAATCACCACGACATTGTTCTGGTCAAAATAGCGAGTATGGGTCGGACGTTGTGTCTGGTCGTAGGTTATTTGTGCGAAAAGGCGTCCTTTGCGATTGTAGATATCTGCCGCTCGAACCTTCCCCTCTGTATCCAGCCATTCGACAGCCCGCACACGTCTTTCATGCGTTGGTTGGCGATAAAAAATATTGGCACGCTTCTTGCCCATATCCAAGATTTCGCCATTTACATTGCTAGAGCGAATCTCCCATAGGTGCGGTTTGGGGACAAGATTAAAATAAATTGGACGGCCCTCTGGTGTATCCAAATCTCCTGTAAAATAACTGTAAGGAGACTCGACATCTGGTGAAAGATAGCCATCGTCTTGTACAACAACAACAGGACAATCAAGTCCTGTTGCTTTTAATGAACGTAACAAATCAAAACTTGCTTGATCATAGCGGTCAAACAAACAAATCATAGTGGTTATGCCTTTCTTTCTGAATCCTTCTTAGTTGGTCTGAGCCGATCGAACAAGATCAGACCAGCGCTGGGCAATATGCTCATCAAGGTAAGGCTCAGCTATCTCGTAGGATACACGGGACAAATCTTCTTGAGAATGTTGAGTTAATAGCTGAACAATCTTTTCCGCATACTCTGTCGTCATGGCATCTAAATCATCTGGACGAGCCTTGGGAATCAGGTAGCCATTTTCTCCATCGCGGATAAAGGTCGGATTGCCATAACGAACATCAAAGCCAATGATGGGCAGGCCAGAACCTACTGCTTCCAACAGAGTCAGACCAAAACCTTCACTCGTCGATGCAGCTAGATAAGCGGAATAATTCTTGTAAATATCCGCCATATGATGATGCCCCATCAGTCGAATATACTCTTCTGCTTGCAGATCCGCAATCAACTTCCGCAGCATAGCTTCCTCACCACCTGTACCATAAATATCAAAGGTGATTTCCGGTAGTTGCTCATGCGCCTTCACTACAGAGTGAATTAGCCAATCAATATGCTTTTCACTGGCCAAACGAGAAGCTGTCATCAAACCAAAAGGTTTCCGCTGACCTTCTGGTCGGCGCAGCTGATCCAAGCTACCCACAGGAATAGTTAAAATATTCTTCGGCTTGATGTCGGTATATTGAGCAAACTGCTCTTTCAGCAGCTCTGTTTGAGCATCCGTCGAGTTGATGATGTAGTCCACTTCTTCTGCGTATTCAAATTGATACTCGTAGTAATTATTCCACAAGATATACTCTTTTTCTGCGGGATTTTCACTAAAGTGGTCTGCGTGAACGATAACAGCTAGTTTGGCAGCCCCCTTATTGGCGAAGATTGGCTGGCCAATATCTGTCTCTCGGTCTAGAATAAGTAAATCCTTGTCTGTCAACTTCAAACTTCTCATGAAATGAGCAACAAACTCCTGCTTGGAGTAGAAGACCTGATCTGGAAAACGATAAACTTGCGTTTCTGGCTTACTGTCTACTTCATCGATAATCTCTTCGTAAGCCACACTACCGTCTTCATTGAGCCAAGTCCGTTGGTAGAGACGAGCCCGACCATCTACAGGACTATAGTATTCAATAAAGTTTTTGGTATACGTATAGTATTCTTTCTGAATGAGACAGCCACGCGAAACAATCTCTGCCCGCTCAATCAGTTCATTATCCATATCGCAAGCATAGCACGTTACGAAATCATTATCTCCAAACAAGATCCGAAAGGTCTTATTCTCAGAATTACGGACGATTTCTAGAGGTTTTCTATCAAAACTAGCTAAGACTTGTGCTAGAGTGTAGGTTGTTGGAGCAATCTTAACATCTGTAAAATACTGATAGAGCCAAATGACCTCAGAGTCTTCAAAACCGATATTCTTCGTCAAATGTTCAATATTATCGGCTGAAATAAAATCCATAAAGATGAATTTTGCCTCTAAGCCCACACTGCGAAGCAATTTTGCACGATAAATTTGTGCGTACTCAACCCCGCTGCTTGCCCAACCAATTCCTAGGTTGATGTTATAAATTGTCATAAAACATGTTCCTCTTACAAAAGATTATCTTTTTTAATTCTTGAAAGGCGTTTGATGATTTTTCCTTTCTTCTTTTTCCCTTTTTCTTTATCTTCGTCTTTAGACTTTTTGACAGGAGAAGTGAAGTAAGTAACGGGAACAGAGCTATCTGTACCTGTCTTAGCAAATGTTTGCTCAATATTCACAACTTCTTTTTGTGGAGCAGAGATTTCTACTGGGACTTCTTCCTCACCAAAAATATCTGATTTGTTTACTTCTTCTTCGTGCGCTTCAAGAGAAGCTTCATCAAATAAACTTTCAGCTTCAGCTTGCTCATTTGAAGTCTCGTCTTCTTCCAAAGGCGTATCAAACAAACGCGTAGCTTCATCTTCCTCTAAAGGAGTATCAAATATGCTTGCAAATTCGTCGTCTTCCGAAGCTTCCTCAATTAGACTTGCGATGTCAATTTGACCCTCTAAAGTTTCTTCGTCTAGAATCTGACCAATTTGACTAAGAAGCTCTTTGATTTTTTCCTTTTGCGCCTTATAGAGTTGTTCCGTTTCAAGACGTTTCTTCGTCAATTCATCGATCTCTTCAAGGATAGACGATCTTACTTGTAAGAAGTCTTTCTGAGCTTTTTCTAGAACCTCTTGAGCCTCTTTTTCTGCCTTTTCATGTGCTTCAATAATCAGCGATTTAGCATAAACGACGGCTTCACCGATTTCTCTTTCTTGGTTCTTTAGAGCATCAATTTTTTTACGTAAAGATTCAATTTTCTCATTCTTTTTACGAATTTCACTATCAAATCCTTCTTCTAACGATTCAATGTATTCTTCAACTTCCTTGGCACGATAGTTACCAAATAGGGTCTTTTTAAGTCTCATTCTGCTCCCTCTATTCTTCATTTATTCTAATTATATACTATCTTATCAATTGTAGCATAAAATGACGCTTATTACCATTGTTTTATAAGTCTCCGAGCAAAAAAATCCAACACCACAGAAGCAAATAAGATTCGATTTACCCACTAGCTCTATGCTTTTCTTAGTTTTGTAACCTTATTCTTTTATAAACAAAAACACCTGAATAGATGATGTATGATCCATTCAGGTATTTTCTTAAAAGGTAACTAAATGTAAAAGCGTCTATTTTAGAAATTGAGATCTACCCAGCTAAGAGGTGCATAGCCAAGAAGCTCAACGCCATCATATTCTACTGTTTTAACGATCTCTTGAATATTCGTTTTTAACTCTTCTATTGATCGGCTGTCTGACTCATCTAATATTAGATCATCTTCCACAATAAATAGTGGCTTTTGATAGCGGTCATAAAGATTATTCATAGCTAGGCGAAGACCTACAGGATCAATTGGATTCTTATTGGTATTGTTATAGCCATATTTATTGATAAAGACTTCTTGAGAATTACTAGATGCATGGTAACTAAAGCTAACAAAATCAACCTTTCCAACTCGTAAGTCAAAGAAGTCATCATTTTCAATATCTAAAGCAATCTGCTCACGTTCTAAACGGCGCAAGAAATGGTTTGGATAAGAACCACGAACTTGTACATCTGTAAAGACATAGTTTTCACGGTTCTTGACTTCTGCTTCCATCGCATCAATCGCACTATCCAGATTTTGACTATAGTTACGACTAACTACCAACATGCCACCAAATTGAAATTCTGGATTGATTGATTTTCCAAGCTTAACAGCACGTGCCGAAGCGACCAATTGATAATGAGCTGCCTGCCAGATCCGTTGGTTCCGATTTTCTCCATCTTCAAAAGACAGACCGCCACCAAGATATGGCAAATGGTGTAAAATATTAAATTCATTAAAGGTAATCCAATATCTTACCTTGTCTTTAAAATGTCTAAAAACAGCTTCTGTATAATGCTCATAAAGTTCAATCATCTTGCGGCTCTTCCACGCGCCGTATTTTTCATACAGATGAAGGGGAAGATCGAAATGACTTAATGTTACAATCGGTTCAATGTCCTTTTGCAACACTTGATCAATGATAGCTTCATAATATTTCAAACCTTCTTCACTTGGCTGCGCTTCTTCACCAGTTGGGAAAATTCGCGCCCAAGAGATAGAAATTCTATAAACATTGAAGCCCATCGATTGAATCATATTCAAATCACTAACATAATCCGGTTGACTCGCTAAAGTAATTTGTCCCAGAAGATCATAGGCGCCTATTGGTACTTTTTTGTAGTTGACTTCCCCTGTCAGTACTCCTATACGTGGTTCACTAAGCGGTAATACATCCGTCGTTCCCAAACCTTTATTGCTGTTGGGCATCGTATTTCTAATCATAATGACTCCTTTTGATTTTGTGAATATATGTGGATACTATTGCATCCTCTAGTATCTTTAAAATTATCGCTGGTCTTTCTTATTCTGAGCGATAGAAGCCAATCCAGATAATGTACTAGCAACATTTTTTAAGTCAGGAGAAATTGGCTGTAAACCTGGTCTTACCATCTGATATGCCTCTTGATCTGTTACGCTCAAGTTTGGAGTTGTAGACACTTGAACAGACAAGCTTTCTTGAGATAGTGCAACCGCCTCTGAAAGTTCCTGAGATGCAAGGCTCATACTTTCAAGCGATTCTTGTCGATAGGCAAGAAGCATTGACTCTGTTCGAGACAAGCTAAGTGAAAGAGATTCTGAGACTTGTAAACTATGTGATACTGACTTAGACTCTGAAACACTCTGTCTGTAAGAAAGCAACTCTGAGACTGAAACGCTATAAAACTCAGATAAGGAAACTCTCACAATACTTTGACTGATTTGCTCTGATTCACTCAGGGAAATCGACTCACTCAAACTAAAGGAAGTGGAGATGCTGACACTATGACTAAGAGATTCTGAAAGACTAATAGAGACTGATGTGCTCTGACTAGCCGACTCTGAAACTGAAATTAACTTACTTTCATATGCAGATTGGGCAACAGAAGCACTAACTGAGAGTGACGAACTGAGCCAATTATACTCTGAAATTGATTGACTCAAACTTAAAGAAGTTGAAAGGCTCGCACTTTCACTTAATGATTCAGAGATACTGAGACTCTGGCTAAGGCTTTCGGACTCACTCAAACTCAAGGAGCTTGAAACACTCAGGCTTTGACTCAAGGATTCCGAAACACTGAGGCTCTGACTAAGGCTTTCAGACTCACTCAAGGAAACTGATTCACTTAAACTAAAGGCAGTTGAAAGGCTTGCACTCTGACTGAGAGATTCTGAAACACTCAGAGAGATTGAAGCACTCTGACTAATAGAGTCGGAAATCGATGTTAACTTGCTTTCCAATTCAGATTGGGCAACAGAAGCACTAACTGAGAGTGACGAACTAAGCCAAGTATATTCGGAAAGTGATTCGCTCAAACTAAAGGAAGTCGAAAGGCTCGCACTCTGACTCAAGGATTCAGACACACTAAGGCTCTGGCTTTCTTGTTCAGATTGACTGACTGAAATTGACTCACTGAGGCTCAAAGAGTGTGAAGCGCTGACACTTTGGCTCAAGGATTCTGAAAGGCTGAGACTCTGACTAAGGCTTTCAGATTCACTCAAAGAAGCGGACTCACTCAAACTGAAGGAGCTTGACGCACTGAGGCTTTCGGATTCACTCAAGGAAATTGACTCACTCAAGCTGAAAGAAGTGAAGACGCTCACACTCTGACTGAGAGATTCTGAGACACTAATAGACTCGGAAATTGATGTCAATTGGCTTTCCAATTCGGATTGAGCAAGAGAGGCACTAACCGACAATGAAGAACTTAACCAAGTATACTCGGCAATGGACTCACTCAGGGAAATTGACTCGCTCAAAGAGATTGACTCGCTGAGGCTAAGAGAAGTTACTGTCCATTCACTCAAAGATTCTGAAAGAGAAAGGGACTGGCTATGGCTAAGTGATTCTGATAGCCGCTGACTCTCCTTGGCTGATTCAGATTCGAAAAGAAGTTGAGAAAATGCTTCACTCAAGGATAGAGACTGACTGAGGCTCAAAGATTCAGATGCCGAAAGGCTAAGTGAAGTAAATTCAGACTGAGCCAACCATTCAGAAGTAGAGAGGCTCAGGCTAGTACTAAGAGAAATCAAGAAAGTATCTGGCTTATTCTCGTTTACTGAAAGTGAATCAGCTTCCTCCTCATAAACTGAATCTGAAAGACTCATAGAAGTCTCTTCTAAGGCACTGAGAGACTCAGATTCTGAAAGGCTCAGACTAGCACTAATGGATTCTGACAGAGAAACTGACTGACTATCCGCTACCGAAGTTGAAACGAATTCGCTAAGAAGGATAGAAGCTGACTCGGAAAGACTCTCACTTGCACTGATAGAAGCGGATAACCATTCACTCTCATAAAGTGAATCTAATTCTGATATGCTGAGAGATTCAGATTCAAAGATACTCCAGTATTCAGACTCGGAAAGACTCTCACTTGCACTGATAGAAGCAGATAGCCATTCACTCTCATAGAGTGAATCTGATTCTGATATGCTGAGAGATTCAGATTCAAAGATACTCCAGTACTCAGACTCAGAAAGGCTCTCACTTGCACTGATAGAAACAGATAGCCATTCACTCTCATAAAGCGAATCTGATTCTGATATGCTGAGAGATTCAGATTCGAAAATACTCCAGTATTCAGACTCAGAAAGACTCTCACTTGCACTGATAGAAACAGATAGCCATTCACTCTCATAAAGTGAATCTGACTCTGAGATACTGAGGGATTCAGATTCGAAAATACTCCAGTATTCAGACTCGGAAAGACTCTCGCTGGCGCTGATAGAAGAGGATAAGGATTCATCCTCAAGAACCAGCTCAGATTCTGAATCTGACTGATCGATAATGTGAGAAGAAGAGTCTAAAGAATAAGTCTCTAATGAATCATTCTCCCACAGCGAATCTTGAAGAGAACTCTCGCTTGTTGAAACAGAGTGACTATCGAAATGTTCAGCAGACAAACTCATTGAGTTCGAAACGCTCATTGATAAGCTTTGGCTGACATTTTTTATCAGATCATCTACTACCAAGCTATTGTTGGCTTGAAAATCCTCAAAGTCTTCCATAATAGAAATTGGCTCTGTCTGTGGTTTTAATTCTTCATCAATACCTAACACAACCTGATTCTGCTCTTGGGGTTTTCGGCTAATCGGTTTTAAGATGGCTGCATCCGGATCATAATAATTATCATCCTCCGTCACCAATCGTTTAAACTTCGATATAACGCGCTTAAACCCCTTTGCTTTTGCTTTATTATTCTTACCCATAAATATACATTTTCTCCCAAATGCAGTTATATCCTTATTATAAAGTCTATAGCACAATCTGTCAAAACTTTAGCCAAAGAAAACCTCTAATTTCCCTGTAGGCTGAACATTGACATAACTAAGCGCCATATTTTTTATAATTTTAAGATTCATGTCTGCATTCATTCTCTGATATGACTCAAAAGCCTCTTTATGAAACTCATATACAGGATTCTTTTGCGCATAACCTTGACTAACCACTAAAGTTTGAAATTGTTGGAGATAGTCAACTTGCTCCACCCAGCAATCATCCACTGCTCTTAACACTGCGATGCGCTGAAGCTGCCCAAACAGTTCTGAATCCTCAATTCTATCGCGTTTTCGCTGATATTCTTCAATGAAAAGCTTAGATAGGAACTTCTTAACTTGACGAATGTTTGTCACATCTAAATCTCTTGGAATGCCTTGACAATAGTAGCTAATATTATCCAAAACAAATCGATACAAATCGGCCTGCTCTTTAAATGGATGCTTCTTCATATAGGCGTCCATAGCATCTGATAAAACAGATAAAAAATATTCTAGTTTAAAGTCAGGACGAGCAATAATGTCATTACGCTTGTTATAAATGATTTGCCGTTGAATTCGGATACTTTCGTCATACTGCTCCGTTGATCGTCTTGAAGCAGCTGCCGCATTATCGCTGTTTCTCTGAGCTTCTGTCACCTCATATTTAATACGAACAGATTTTAGATGAACCTTCTGTTTTTCCTCTGGCTTGGCGACTTCTTTCTGATAAAAATCATTGATCCACTTACTGCCAGTCTTTGTAATAATATCATCTTCAAGTGAAACAAAGAATTTACTTAGTCCAGGTGCGCCTTGACGGCCTGCACGACCACGAAGCTGCAAGTCCACTCGTTCACTGGACATTCTCTCTGTTCCAATAACCGCCAGTCCGCCTAATTTAGCAACACCTTCTTCTAGGATAATATCCGTTCCACGACCAGCCATAGAAGTTGCGACGGTTACCGCAGAACGCCGGCCAGCCTGTGCAATCATCTCTGCTTCTTTTGCTGCATTGTAGGCATTTAGCACATTATGAGCAATTCCTTCCTGCAGCAGGAGCATGGAGTAAATTTCTGACATTCTTACCGATCCTGTCGCAATCAGAACTGGCTGCCCTTTTTTATGTAGTTTTTTAATATAATCCAAAGAAGCATAAAGTTTTTGAGGGATAGTTAGATAGATCTCATCTGGATAATCAATCCGTTGATTGGGCTTTCTAGTTGGTACAACGACCACTCCCAAGTCATACACCTCACGAAATTCATCTTCACAGACCTTCCCTGTACCCGTCATCCCCGCCAATTTAGGAAACATCTTGAACAAATTTTGATAGGTAATAGAGGCCATAGAACGTGTTTCTAAGGAAATCTTCACGCGTTCTCTCGCTTCCAAGGCTTGGTGCAAACCAGATTGGAGTTTATTCCCTTCTAAAACTCGCCCTGTTGCCTCATCCATCAGCTTAACTTCGCCATTTTCTACAGTATACTGACGATCTTTTTCAAATAAATGATTGGCCCTTAAGGCCAAATTAATTTGGCGGATCAGTTGGTAGTTATTTGGATCGTAGGCATTTTGTACACGGAAGTATACTTCTGCTTCCTTAACACCTTTTCTCGTCAACCAGACTGAAGTCCGAGTCGAATCTAGCTTAAAATCTTCCTCTTCTTTCAAGGTCTTAACAAATTCATCGCAGGAAAGAAACAGATTAGACTGGACCCGAGGAGAACCTGATATAATCAGAGGCATCTGAGCACTATCCAAGAGAGCTGCATCAACCTCATCCACTAAACAGAAATAGAACCTAGGCAAGAATTTCTTTGCTTGAGAGGTCGCTAAATTTTCTTCAAGGTAATCAAATCCCAGCGCACTATGTGTTGTATACACAATATCACTTTGATAAATCCGCTGCTTTTGCGCAACCTTCAATCTTTTAGCTGGATTTTCTGAAACACCAATCCCAACTGTCATTCCTAAGTAATGAAAAACAGGAGCCATTTGTTTAGCATCGCGTATCGCCAAATATTCATTGGCCGTAACCAAGATGGTGCTGTTTCCAGTTAAAGCATTTAAGTACAAGGGCAGAATTGCTGTTAGTGTTTTTCCCTCTCCCGTCCTCATCTCGGCAATCTGATTGTCTTGCATGACTAAGGCACCTAGGATTTGTACATCGTAAGGGTAGAGCCCCAAGACGCGCTTAGCCGCTTCACGAATGGTGGCATAGGCTTCTGGTAAAATTTCCTGCAGCCTTTCTCCCTTAGAAAGACGGCTTTTAAACCATTGAGTTTTAGCCTGCAATTCTTCATCTGACATGGCTGCATAATCGTCAGAAAGCTGATTAATCTTTTCTAAGATTTTTTTATAACGCCTTAGTTTAAAGGAATTAGCTAAATGTAATTTTTTAGGCTTCATTCTTTCTCATCCACTCTTCCGTTTTCTCCAAGTCTATTTTTTGAAGCAAAAAGGACTGATCCAACAAATAATCAATTTTGGTTAGTACCCGTGGCCTATTTTTCAGATGGGCATACTCTTTTACTCTAGCTGAATTGAAGCGTTCCAGTAGCAAATCTCTAAATAAAGGATAATTTACCCTATTTTGATAGCGAACAAGAACATGCTGATAAT
Above is a window of Streptococcus cristatus ATCC 51100 DNA encoding:
- the gtfA gene encoding accessory Sec system glycosyltransferase GtfA, with translation MTIYNINLGIGWASSGVEYAQIYRAKLLRSVGLEAKFIFMDFISADNIEHLTKNIGFEDSEVIWLYQYFTDVKIAPTTYTLAQVLASFDRKPLEIVRNSENKTFRILFGDNDFVTCYACDMDNELIERAEIVSRGCLIQKEYYTYTKNFIEYYSPVDGRARLYQRTWLNEDGSVAYEEIIDEVDSKPETQVYRFPDQVFYSKQEFVAHFMRSLKLTDKDLLILDRETDIGQPIFANKGAAKLAVIVHADHFSENPAEKEYILWNNYYEYQFEYAEEVDYIINSTDAQTELLKEQFAQYTDIKPKNILTIPVGSLDQLRRPEGQRKPFGLMTASRLASEKHIDWLIHSVVKAHEQLPEITFDIYGTGGEEAMLRKLIADLQAEEYIRLMGHHHMADIYKNYSAYLAASTSEGFGLTLLEAVGSGLPIIGFDVRYGNPTFIRDGENGYLIPKARPDDLDAMTTEYAEKIVQLLTQHSQEDLSRVSYEIAEPYLDEHIAQRWSDLVRSAQTN
- a CDS encoding family 1 glycosylhydrolase, which codes for MIRNTMPNSNKGLGTTDVLPLSEPRIGVLTGEVNYKKVPIGAYDLLGQITLASQPDYVSDLNMIQSMGFNVYRISISWARIFPTGEEAQPSEEGLKYYEAIIDQVLQKDIEPIVTLSHFDLPLHLYEKYGAWKSRKMIELYEHYTEAVFRHFKDKVRYWITFNEFNILHHLPYLGGGLSFEDGENRNQRIWQAAHYQLVASARAVKLGKSINPEFQFGGMLVVSRNYSQNLDSAIDAMEAEVKNRENYVFTDVQVRGSYPNHFLRRLEREQIALDIENDDFFDLRVGKVDFVSFSYHASSNSQEVFINKYGYNNTNKNPIDPVGLRLAMNNLYDRYQKPLFIVEDDLILDESDSRSIEELKTNIQEIVKTVEYDGVELLGYAPLSWVDLNF
- the secA2 gene encoding accessory Sec system translocase SecA2, which codes for MKPKKLHLANSFKLRRYKKILEKINQLSDDYAAMSDEELQAKTQWFKSRLSKGERLQEILPEAYATIREAAKRVLGLYPYDVQILGALVMQDNQIAEMRTGEGKTLTAILPLYLNALTGNSTILVTANEYLAIRDAKQMAPVFHYLGMTVGIGVSENPAKRLKVAQKQRIYQSDIVYTTHSALGFDYLEENLATSQAKKFLPRFYFCLVDEVDAALLDSAQMPLIISGSPRVQSNLFLSCDEFVKTLKEEEDFKLDSTRTSVWLTRKGVKEAEVYFRVQNAYDPNNYQLIRQINLALRANHLFEKDRQYTVENGEVKLMDEATGRVLEGNKLQSGLHQALEARERVKISLETRSMASITYQNLFKMFPKLAGMTGTGKVCEDEFREVYDLGVVVVPTRKPNQRIDYPDEIYLTIPQKLYASLDYIKKLHKKGQPVLIATGSVRMSEIYSMLLLQEGIAHNVLNAYNAAKEAEMIAQAGRRSAVTVATSMAGRGTDIILEEGVAKLGGLAVIGTERMSSERVDLQLRGRAGRQGAPGLSKFFVSLEDDIITKTGSKWINDFYQKEVAKPEEKQKVHLKSVRIKYEVTEAQRNSDNAAAASRRSTEQYDESIRIQRQIIYNKRNDIIARPDFKLEYFLSVLSDAMDAYMKKHPFKEQADLYRFVLDNISYYCQGIPRDLDVTNIRQVKKFLSKLFIEEYQRKRDRIEDSELFGQLQRIAVLRAVDDCWVEQVDYLQQFQTLVVSQGYAQKNPVYEFHKEAFESYQRMNADMNLKIIKNMALSYVNVQPTGKLEVFFG